Proteins encoded by one window of Aphidius gifuensis isolate YNYX2018 linkage group LG2, ASM1490517v1, whole genome shotgun sequence:
- the LOC122849888 gene encoding uncharacterized protein LOC122849888 isoform X2, producing the protein MKMNSRHIIVSLLMFCFMTQICCQQQDKQITDNNDTASIENDNTTDMLRTVLIKIICGPLTSFDRQLLHGEYFNYTDEQIYDFRKTGCPKKLRKKKKSKSKKLRNKNYHKTAEDYEILQNESKENTDDDDDDNDKSTNSQSKAIHIFKIFLNDSSNNDSLIDELKIDNSTVGLLNNTDSIKSVNEKLNSTDKQLNFEEEKQSSSTVAVNENIETSIASNFDDDSSSPTASILNETLIQQKLNNSNELVDVTELPVDRATLIVNYIINTSEKLSKNNLPVYDETTSSVISTTVSKIDNKIKNKTGIYAGLEWVGDDVYRVIPEALNYEVNNEDDADVGGINSSASKITDDYTDGYQSKEIGTSGYGLSRDQEATMAIRRFEQMKTLDRIKQRLLTLSGRDNSNGPKNSQILRQPLPMLFPICQVPDGADRETWFNSNYMNILFQMTLKSRNPIAETLLRIYVLPQPNLTQNNLQKNNITISVYSYTKPLTKNQAEKVLLDSVQTSLSSQGSHLVLNITKTDTQNNIESRFPMTILQYGLVIEVKNQHGILLKPRSFIENDSCNSTIIYNPDEKAYQRIPVLFVLQRTCSRYTRMKKGQEISYVKCGNGRKKNRH; encoded by the exons ATGAAAATGAACTCCAGACATATAATTGTATCATTGTTGATGTTTTGCTTTATGACACAAATTTGTTGTCAACAACAAGATAAACAAATAACTGATAACAATGATACAGCATCAATTGAAAATGACAATACAACTGATATGCTAAGAACtgtattgattaaaattatttgtggtCCATTAACATCATTTGATCGTCAATTATTACACggtgaatattttaattatactgATGAACAAATATATGATTTTCGTAAAACAGGATGTcctaaaaaattgagaaaaaaaaaaaaatctaaatctaaaaaattgagaaataaaaattatcataaaacaGCTGAagattatgaaattttacaaaatgaatcaaaagaaaacactgatgatgatgatgatgataatgataagtCAACAAATTCACAGTCAAAAGcaattcatatatttaaaatatttttaaatgattcatcaaataatgatagtttaattgatgaattaaaaattgataattcaacagttggtttattaaataatactgATTCAATTAAATctgtcaatgaaaaattaaattcaacagataaacaattaaattttgaagaagaaaaacaatCATCAAGTACAGTAGctgttaatgaaaatattgaaacaagTATTGCGagtaattttgatgatgattcatcatcacCAACAGCTTCGATATTAAATGAAACattgattcaacaaaaattaaacaattcaaaTGAGCTTGTTGATGTGACTGAATTGCCAGTTGATAGAGCAACATTGAttgtcaattatattattaatacaagtgaaaaattatctaaaaataatttaccagttTATGATGAAACAACAAGCTCCGTAATAAGTACAACTGTgtcaaaaattgataataaaattaaaaataaaactggtaTTTATGCAGGATTAGAATGGGTTGGAGATGATGTTTACAGAGTTATACCAGAAGCATTAAATTATGAAGTTAACAATGAGGATGATGCTGATGTTGGTGGTATTAATTCATCAGCAAGTAAAATAACTGATGACTATACTGATGGATATCAGTCAAAAGAAATTGGAACTTCTGGTTATGGTTTATCAAGAGATCAAGAAGCAACTATGGCCATTCGAAGatt tGAACAAATGAAAACACTTGATCGTATTAAACAACGATTGCTCACATTATCAGGACGTGATAATTCAAATGGTCcaaaaaattcacaaatttTACGACAACCACTTCCAATGCTTTTTCCAATAT gtcAAGTACCAGATGGTGCAGATCGTGAAACTTggtttaattcaaattacatGAATATACTATTTCAAATGACATTAAAATCAAGAAATCCAATTGCTGAAACATTATTGAGAATTTATGTTTTACCACAGCCAAATTTAactcaaaataatttacaaaaaaataatataacaatatcTGTGTATTCTTATACAAAGCCACTAACTAAAAATCAag cggAAAAGGTGTTGCTTGATTCAGTACAAACATCTTTATCATCACAAGGAAGTCATCTAGTTTTAAACATAACAAAAACAgatacacaaaataatattgaatcaaGATTTCCAATGACTATATTGCAATATGGTCTTGTTATTGAAGTTAAAAATCAACatggaatattattaaaaccaagatcatttattgaaaatgattCATGCAAttcaactattatttataatccaGATGAGAAGGCAT atcAACGTATCCCGGTTCTCTTCGTATTACAAAGAACCTGTTCTCGTTATACGCGTATGAAAAAAGGACAAGAAATAAGTTACGTTAAGTGTGGTaatggtagaaaaaaaaataggcattag
- the LOC122849888 gene encoding uncharacterized protein LOC122849888 isoform X3: MKMNSRHIIVSLLMFCFMTQICCQQQDKQITDNNDTASIENDNTTDMLRTVLIKIICGPLTSFDRQLLHGEYFNYTDEQIYDFRKTGCPKKLRKKKKSKSKKLRNKNYHKTAEDYEILQNESKENTDDDDDDNDKSTNSQSKAIHIFKIFLNDSSNNDSLIDELKIDNSTVGLLNNTDSIKSVNEKLNSTDKQLNFEEEKQSSSTVAVNENIETSIASNFDDDSSSPTASILNETLIQQKLNNSNELVDVTELPVDRATLIVNYIINTSEKLSKNNLPVYDETTSSVISTTVSKIDNKIKNKTGIYAGLEWVGDDVYRVIPEALNYEVNNEDDADVGGINSSASKITDDYTDGYQSKEIGTSGYGLSRDQEATMAIRRLTNHASIDSEQMKTLDRIKQRLLTLSGRDNSNGPKNSQILRQPLPMLFPICQVPDGADRETWFNSNYMNILFQMTLKSRNPIAETLLRIYVLPQPNLTQNNLQKNNITISVYSYTKPLTKNQAEKVLLDSVQTSLSSQGSHLVLNITKTDTQNNIESRFPMTILQYGLVIEVKNQHGILLKPRSFIENDSCNSTIIYNPDEKINVSRFSSYYKEPVLVIRV, from the exons ATGAAAATGAACTCCAGACATATAATTGTATCATTGTTGATGTTTTGCTTTATGACACAAATTTGTTGTCAACAACAAGATAAACAAATAACTGATAACAATGATACAGCATCAATTGAAAATGACAATACAACTGATATGCTAAGAACtgtattgattaaaattatttgtggtCCATTAACATCATTTGATCGTCAATTATTACACggtgaatattttaattatactgATGAACAAATATATGATTTTCGTAAAACAGGATGTcctaaaaaattgagaaaaaaaaaaaaatctaaatctaaaaaattgagaaataaaaattatcataaaacaGCTGAagattatgaaattttacaaaatgaatcaaaagaaaacactgatgatgatgatgatgataatgataagtCAACAAATTCACAGTCAAAAGcaattcatatatttaaaatatttttaaatgattcatcaaataatgatagtttaattgatgaattaaaaattgataattcaacagttggtttattaaataatactgATTCAATTAAATctgtcaatgaaaaattaaattcaacagataaacaattaaattttgaagaagaaaaacaatCATCAAGTACAGTAGctgttaatgaaaatattgaaacaagTATTGCGagtaattttgatgatgattcatcatcacCAACAGCTTCGATATTAAATGAAACattgattcaacaaaaattaaacaattcaaaTGAGCTTGTTGATGTGACTGAATTGCCAGTTGATAGAGCAACATTGAttgtcaattatattattaatacaagtgaaaaattatctaaaaataatttaccagttTATGATGAAACAACAAGCTCCGTAATAAGTACAACTGTgtcaaaaattgataataaaattaaaaataaaactggtaTTTATGCAGGATTAGAATGGGTTGGAGATGATGTTTACAGAGTTATACCAGAAGCATTAAATTATGAAGTTAACAATGAGGATGATGCTGATGTTGGTGGTATTAATTCATCAGCAAGTAAAATAACTGATGACTATACTGATGGATATCAGTCAAAAGAAATTGGAACTTCTGGTTATGGTTTATCAAGAGATCAAGAAGCAACTATGGCCATTCGAAGatt aacaaaTCATGCAAGCATCGACAG tGAACAAATGAAAACACTTGATCGTATTAAACAACGATTGCTCACATTATCAGGACGTGATAATTCAAATGGTCcaaaaaattcacaaatttTACGACAACCACTTCCAATGCTTTTTCCAATAT gtcAAGTACCAGATGGTGCAGATCGTGAAACTTggtttaattcaaattacatGAATATACTATTTCAAATGACATTAAAATCAAGAAATCCAATTGCTGAAACATTATTGAGAATTTATGTTTTACCACAGCCAAATTTAactcaaaataatttacaaaaaaataatataacaatatcTGTGTATTCTTATACAAAGCCACTAACTAAAAATCAag cggAAAAGGTGTTGCTTGATTCAGTACAAACATCTTTATCATCACAAGGAAGTCATCTAGTTTTAAACATAACAAAAACAgatacacaaaataatattgaatcaaGATTTCCAATGACTATATTGCAATATGGTCTTGTTATTGAAGTTAAAAATCAACatggaatattattaaaaccaagatcatttattgaaaatgattCATGCAAttcaactattatttataatccaGATGAGAAG atcAACGTATCCCGGTTCTCTTCGTATTACAAAGAACCTGTTCTCGTTATACGCGTATGA
- the LOC122849888 gene encoding uncharacterized protein LOC122849888 isoform X1: MKMNSRHIIVSLLMFCFMTQICCQQQDKQITDNNDTASIENDNTTDMLRTVLIKIICGPLTSFDRQLLHGEYFNYTDEQIYDFRKTGCPKKLRKKKKSKSKKLRNKNYHKTAEDYEILQNESKENTDDDDDDNDKSTNSQSKAIHIFKIFLNDSSNNDSLIDELKIDNSTVGLLNNTDSIKSVNEKLNSTDKQLNFEEEKQSSSTVAVNENIETSIASNFDDDSSSPTASILNETLIQQKLNNSNELVDVTELPVDRATLIVNYIINTSEKLSKNNLPVYDETTSSVISTTVSKIDNKIKNKTGIYAGLEWVGDDVYRVIPEALNYEVNNEDDADVGGINSSASKITDDYTDGYQSKEIGTSGYGLSRDQEATMAIRRLTNHASIDSEQMKTLDRIKQRLLTLSGRDNSNGPKNSQILRQPLPMLFPICQVPDGADRETWFNSNYMNILFQMTLKSRNPIAETLLRIYVLPQPNLTQNNLQKNNITISVYSYTKPLTKNQAEKVLLDSVQTSLSSQGSHLVLNITKTDTQNNIESRFPMTILQYGLVIEVKNQHGILLKPRSFIENDSCNSTIIYNPDEKAYQRIPVLFVLQRTCSRYTRMKKGQEISYVKCGNGRKKNRH; the protein is encoded by the exons ATGAAAATGAACTCCAGACATATAATTGTATCATTGTTGATGTTTTGCTTTATGACACAAATTTGTTGTCAACAACAAGATAAACAAATAACTGATAACAATGATACAGCATCAATTGAAAATGACAATACAACTGATATGCTAAGAACtgtattgattaaaattatttgtggtCCATTAACATCATTTGATCGTCAATTATTACACggtgaatattttaattatactgATGAACAAATATATGATTTTCGTAAAACAGGATGTcctaaaaaattgagaaaaaaaaaaaaatctaaatctaaaaaattgagaaataaaaattatcataaaacaGCTGAagattatgaaattttacaaaatgaatcaaaagaaaacactgatgatgatgatgatgataatgataagtCAACAAATTCACAGTCAAAAGcaattcatatatttaaaatatttttaaatgattcatcaaataatgatagtttaattgatgaattaaaaattgataattcaacagttggtttattaaataatactgATTCAATTAAATctgtcaatgaaaaattaaattcaacagataaacaattaaattttgaagaagaaaaacaatCATCAAGTACAGTAGctgttaatgaaaatattgaaacaagTATTGCGagtaattttgatgatgattcatcatcacCAACAGCTTCGATATTAAATGAAACattgattcaacaaaaattaaacaattcaaaTGAGCTTGTTGATGTGACTGAATTGCCAGTTGATAGAGCAACATTGAttgtcaattatattattaatacaagtgaaaaattatctaaaaataatttaccagttTATGATGAAACAACAAGCTCCGTAATAAGTACAACTGTgtcaaaaattgataataaaattaaaaataaaactggtaTTTATGCAGGATTAGAATGGGTTGGAGATGATGTTTACAGAGTTATACCAGAAGCATTAAATTATGAAGTTAACAATGAGGATGATGCTGATGTTGGTGGTATTAATTCATCAGCAAGTAAAATAACTGATGACTATACTGATGGATATCAGTCAAAAGAAATTGGAACTTCTGGTTATGGTTTATCAAGAGATCAAGAAGCAACTATGGCCATTCGAAGatt aacaaaTCATGCAAGCATCGACAG tGAACAAATGAAAACACTTGATCGTATTAAACAACGATTGCTCACATTATCAGGACGTGATAATTCAAATGGTCcaaaaaattcacaaatttTACGACAACCACTTCCAATGCTTTTTCCAATAT gtcAAGTACCAGATGGTGCAGATCGTGAAACTTggtttaattcaaattacatGAATATACTATTTCAAATGACATTAAAATCAAGAAATCCAATTGCTGAAACATTATTGAGAATTTATGTTTTACCACAGCCAAATTTAactcaaaataatttacaaaaaaataatataacaatatcTGTGTATTCTTATACAAAGCCACTAACTAAAAATCAag cggAAAAGGTGTTGCTTGATTCAGTACAAACATCTTTATCATCACAAGGAAGTCATCTAGTTTTAAACATAACAAAAACAgatacacaaaataatattgaatcaaGATTTCCAATGACTATATTGCAATATGGTCTTGTTATTGAAGTTAAAAATCAACatggaatattattaaaaccaagatcatttattgaaaatgattCATGCAAttcaactattatttataatccaGATGAGAAGGCAT atcAACGTATCCCGGTTCTCTTCGTATTACAAAGAACCTGTTCTCGTTATACGCGTATGAAAAAAGGACAAGAAATAAGTTACGTTAAGTGTGGTaatggtagaaaaaaaaataggcattag